From Listeria swaminathanii, the proteins below share one genomic window:
- the gltB gene encoding glutamate synthase large subunit — MKQTNLPKKHGLYNPENEHDACGIGFVANIKKISSHKIVEQGIHMLCQLKHRGGEVGGDTGDGAGILLEISDSFFRRECSKLGINLPEKYHYAVGMFNFPQSNTERECLMAETEKLIASEGQTFLGWRKLPTDVTKVGAGARKTEPAIYQLFIQKNAELDEAGFERALYLIRKQIEKFAATSEQITETFYVPSLSTRTVIFKGMLLPEQINQYYLDLADPAYVSAFALVHSRFSTNTFPSWERAHPYRYLIHNGEINTQRGNVNWMKAREKRAESGLLGDDLAKLLPIIDESGSDSATLDNALEFLVQAGRSLPHAAMMLIPEPWDKNPHMTDPKRAFYEYHSTLMEPWDGPTSISFTNGRVIGTILDRNGLRPARYYETKDHTIIYSSETGVVPVDPSEVIRKETVGAGTMLLIDLEEGRIVTDSELKEELTTEKPYREWLNAEMTEIADLATAELDYEAMDKSERFKKQRAFGYTQDELNKILIPMVTEKKDPMGAMGYDAPLAVLSQRPQVLFNYFKQLFAQVTNPPIDGIREETVTSAMTLLGDEGNILNPTAKNANRIRLKTPILSRKEFVALEQQTKFAKPTERLSILFKAEERDGLEARLEALFIEAEQKIASGAELLVLSDDGVDADWIGIPSLLAVSGLHHHLVKAGTRTQVSIIVKTAEARDVHQCALLIGYGADAVFPSLAIDTFDGLIKEGRIKGFTLDEAESRYIEAITDGILKIMSKMGISTVQSYRGAQIFEAIGIGDDVIKNYFPGTASQIGGIPLEVIAQEAWLRHREAYHDIGYQSFTLNTGGEYQWRSNGEYHVYNPLAIHSLQQATRENNRETYNLYSDLMQNQNNAFLRGLLTFTSDRKPIPLDEVEPAEAIFKRFKSGAMSYGSISQEAHEALAIAMNRIGGKSNSGEGGENPNRFTPDENGDWRRSAIKQIASGRFGVTSHYLVNAEELQIKMAQGAKPGEGGHLPGNKVYPWISKTRGSTTGVGLISPPPHHDIYSIEDLSQLIFDLKNANQNARVNVKLVSKTGIGTIAAGVAKGNADVILVSGYEGGTGAAARTSIRHAGVPWEIGLAETHQTLLLNGLRNKVVVETDGKLMTGKDVLVAAMLGAEEFGFATAPLVTLGCVMMRVCHLDTCPVGVATQNPELRKKFNGSADYVVNFFHFIVAEMREMMAELGFRSLTEVIGHKELLTTHEKKESHWKAKYIDFSNMLYSDDFYKNQVQYCTKQQDHKIDQTLDMREIVPLIKPALENGEKVTGTFAVRNIDRAIGTVAGSFISKKYGAEGLPEDTISLDFVGSAGQSFGAYTPLGMTLRIHGDANDYFGKGLSGGKLIVSPDAKTPIKPHDSAIVGNVTLYGATGGYAYMHGKAGARFAVRNSGATAVVEGIGDNGCEYMTGGAVVILGEIGENFAAGMSGGVAYIYTKNKKVTTEKINHELVNSRSTLGASELAKLKQLIEQHANLTGSEFAKAILSDWEAEKANFIFVIPNEYEMMLTRITTLEQTGKTHDEAELQAFYEHKDGKLVAGAAK; from the coding sequence ATGAAACAAACTAATTTACCAAAAAAACATGGCCTATACAATCCAGAAAATGAGCACGATGCTTGTGGAATTGGCTTCGTAGCAAATATTAAAAAGATTTCTTCTCATAAAATTGTCGAGCAAGGTATTCATATGCTTTGCCAATTAAAACACCGTGGCGGAGAAGTTGGCGGGGATACGGGCGATGGCGCTGGTATTTTACTTGAAATTTCTGACTCTTTCTTCCGACGTGAATGTAGCAAATTAGGAATTAATTTACCTGAAAAATATCATTATGCGGTGGGGATGTTTAATTTCCCGCAAAGTAACACAGAACGCGAATGCTTAATGGCGGAAACGGAAAAACTGATTGCTAGCGAAGGGCAAACGTTCCTTGGTTGGCGTAAATTACCAACTGATGTAACAAAGGTTGGTGCCGGTGCAAGAAAAACAGAACCAGCGATTTATCAATTATTCATTCAAAAAAACGCTGAGCTAGATGAAGCGGGATTTGAGCGAGCACTATATTTAATTAGAAAGCAAATCGAAAAATTTGCTGCGACTTCTGAACAAATTACAGAAACTTTCTACGTTCCAAGTTTATCAACGAGAACGGTTATTTTTAAAGGAATGCTATTACCAGAACAAATTAATCAATATTATTTAGACTTAGCAGATCCAGCGTATGTATCGGCTTTTGCGCTAGTGCATTCACGCTTTTCAACGAATACTTTTCCGAGTTGGGAGCGGGCGCATCCGTACCGTTATTTAATTCATAATGGTGAAATTAATACGCAACGAGGCAATGTCAACTGGATGAAAGCTCGGGAAAAAAGAGCGGAATCTGGTTTACTTGGTGACGATTTAGCAAAATTACTGCCAATTATTGATGAAAGCGGTAGTGACTCGGCAACTTTAGATAATGCGTTAGAATTTTTAGTGCAAGCAGGGCGTTCATTACCTCATGCGGCGATGATGCTTATTCCAGAACCTTGGGACAAAAATCCGCACATGACTGATCCGAAACGCGCTTTTTACGAATATCATAGTACGCTAATGGAACCTTGGGATGGACCGACTTCGATTTCATTTACGAATGGTCGGGTTATCGGGACAATTTTGGATAGAAACGGCTTACGTCCGGCGCGTTATTATGAAACGAAAGATCATACAATCATTTATTCTTCGGAAACAGGTGTTGTGCCAGTGGATCCGAGTGAGGTTATTCGCAAAGAGACGGTTGGTGCGGGAACAATGTTGTTAATCGATTTAGAAGAAGGTCGCATTGTGACGGATTCTGAATTAAAGGAAGAACTAACAACCGAAAAACCATACCGTGAATGGCTGAATGCGGAAATGACGGAGATTGCTGACTTAGCGACAGCAGAGTTAGATTACGAAGCAATGGATAAATCAGAACGCTTTAAAAAACAACGTGCATTTGGTTACACGCAAGATGAATTAAATAAAATTTTGATTCCGATGGTAACGGAGAAAAAAGATCCAATGGGTGCAATGGGTTATGACGCGCCACTTGCCGTTTTAAGCCAACGTCCACAAGTATTATTTAATTATTTTAAACAACTTTTTGCCCAAGTAACGAACCCGCCGATTGATGGTATTCGTGAGGAAACGGTCACTTCTGCGATGACATTACTAGGCGATGAAGGCAATATTTTAAATCCTACGGCGAAAAATGCAAACCGAATTCGCTTGAAAACGCCAATTTTATCACGAAAAGAATTTGTGGCGCTTGAGCAGCAAACGAAATTCGCCAAACCAACAGAAAGGTTATCGATTTTATTTAAAGCGGAAGAGCGTGATGGTTTAGAAGCACGTTTAGAGGCTTTGTTTATCGAAGCTGAGCAAAAAATCGCTAGTGGGGCGGAATTGCTTGTTTTATCTGATGACGGCGTAGATGCGGATTGGATTGGAATTCCTTCGCTGTTAGCTGTAAGTGGCTTGCATCATCATTTAGTTAAAGCGGGAACACGTACACAAGTGAGCATTATTGTTAAAACGGCAGAAGCGAGAGATGTCCATCAATGTGCGCTATTAATTGGCTACGGGGCGGATGCAGTATTCCCAAGTTTAGCAATTGATACGTTTGATGGCTTAATCAAAGAAGGCCGTATTAAAGGGTTTACGCTTGATGAGGCAGAAAGTCGTTATATTGAAGCAATTACAGACGGCATTTTGAAAATCATGTCGAAAATGGGAATATCTACTGTCCAAAGTTACCGTGGGGCGCAGATTTTTGAAGCAATCGGTATTGGCGATGATGTGATTAAAAACTATTTCCCAGGGACAGCTTCACAAATTGGCGGTATTCCGCTTGAAGTGATTGCCCAAGAAGCTTGGTTGCGTCACCGCGAAGCCTATCATGATATTGGCTACCAAAGTTTCACGCTTAATACAGGAGGAGAATATCAGTGGCGCTCAAACGGCGAATACCACGTGTATAATCCACTAGCGATTCATTCCTTGCAACAAGCAACGCGAGAAAATAATCGCGAAACCTATAATTTATATTCAGATTTAATGCAAAATCAAAATAATGCCTTTTTAAGAGGGCTGTTAACATTTACTAGCGATCGTAAACCGATTCCACTAGATGAAGTAGAGCCAGCAGAAGCGATTTTTAAACGATTTAAGTCGGGCGCGATGTCTTATGGTTCGATTAGCCAAGAAGCTCATGAGGCGCTTGCTATCGCGATGAACCGTATCGGCGGAAAAAGTAATAGTGGAGAAGGTGGCGAAAACCCGAACCGCTTTACTCCAGACGAAAATGGCGACTGGCGTAGAAGTGCAATCAAACAAATCGCTTCCGGTCGTTTTGGCGTAACAAGTCATTATTTGGTTAACGCAGAAGAGCTACAAATCAAAATGGCTCAAGGTGCAAAACCGGGTGAAGGCGGCCATTTACCAGGGAATAAAGTGTATCCGTGGATTTCGAAAACTCGTGGTTCAACAACAGGTGTCGGCCTGATTTCACCACCGCCACACCATGATATTTATTCGATTGAAGATTTATCGCAACTGATTTTCGATTTGAAAAATGCTAACCAAAATGCGCGCGTCAACGTGAAGTTAGTTTCGAAAACTGGTATTGGTACGATTGCAGCCGGGGTTGCAAAAGGGAATGCCGACGTTATCTTGGTAAGTGGTTATGAAGGTGGAACCGGTGCTGCTGCGAGAACGAGTATCCGTCACGCGGGTGTACCGTGGGAAATCGGCTTAGCAGAAACGCACCAAACATTACTTTTAAACGGCTTAAGAAACAAAGTTGTTGTTGAAACAGATGGTAAATTAATGACAGGTAAAGATGTCTTAGTTGCCGCAATGCTAGGGGCAGAAGAATTCGGATTTGCCACAGCGCCACTTGTAACACTTGGTTGCGTCATGATGCGCGTTTGCCATTTAGATACGTGTCCAGTTGGTGTAGCAACACAAAATCCAGAACTTCGCAAAAAATTCAATGGCTCTGCGGACTACGTTGTAAACTTCTTCCATTTTATCGTTGCGGAAATGCGTGAAATGATGGCAGAACTTGGCTTCAGAAGTTTGACAGAAGTAATAGGACACAAAGAACTACTAACAACTCACGAGAAAAAAGAGTCCCATTGGAAAGCGAAATATATCGACTTTTCGAATATGCTTTACAGTGATGATTTCTATAAAAATCAAGTCCAATATTGCACAAAACAACAAGACCACAAAATCGACCAAACACTTGATATGCGAGAAATTGTTCCGTTAATTAAACCAGCACTTGAAAACGGTGAAAAAGTAACTGGAACTTTCGCTGTAAGAAACATTGACCGCGCGATTGGAACGGTTGCTGGATCCTTTATTAGTAAAAAGTACGGCGCAGAAGGTTTGCCAGAAGATACGATTTCACTTGATTTCGTTGGTTCGGCGGGTCAAAGCTTTGGTGCTTATACGCCGCTTGGGATGACACTTCGAATTCATGGTGATGCCAATGACTACTTTGGCAAAGGGCTTTCAGGTGGTAAATTAATTGTTAGTCCAGATGCAAAAACACCAATCAAACCACATGATTCCGCGATTGTCGGTAATGTAACGCTTTACGGTGCTACTGGTGGATATGCTTATATGCACGGAAAAGCAGGGGCAAGATTTGCCGTTCGTAATAGTGGTGCGACAGCGGTTGTTGAAGGTATTGGCGACAATGGTTGTGAATATATGACAGGAGGCGCAGTAGTCATTCTTGGCGAAATTGGCGAGAACTTCGCGGCCGGAATGTCTGGTGGGGTTGCTTACATTTATACTAAAAATAAAAAAGTAACCACTGAAAAAATCAATCATGAACTTGTTAACAGTCGTTCTACACTCGGCGCGTCAGAACTAGCTAAATTGAAACAGCTAATCGAACAACACGCAAACCTGACCGGAAGTGAGTTTGCCAAAGCTATTCTTAGCGACTGGGAAGCAGAGAAAGCGAACTTTATTTTCGTTATTCCAAACGAATATGAAATGATGCTAACGAGAATTACTACGCTAGAACAAACTGGAAAAACACACGATGAAGCAGAATTACAAGCTTTTTATGAACATAAAGATGGAAAATTAGTTGCCGGAGCGGCGAAATAG
- a CDS encoding LysR family transcriptional regulator, which produces MELRQLKYFMEVARVEHMTKASENLHVAQSAVSRQITKLEEELGVHLFDRVGRNMQLTSVGQEFLKQSAIALNELQKAEALVTEYTDPAKGTVRVGLPNSLSTKVLPSVISTFREKYPQITYKFMEGTNEELTEMLLNGALDMTFLSPVPESSDQIEAIRFFDEKLKLIVPENHPLAENFNVSLKELASEKFVLYPEDFDLYKIVTKAANKKGFTPQIAFQSRDFYTIQGLVGAGLGISILPEMILDGAIFKETKSIALRDKELRRSVGIITTKKRNLSPSENLFRSFIISFFSN; this is translated from the coding sequence ATGGAACTACGACAATTAAAGTATTTTATGGAAGTAGCCCGCGTTGAGCATATGACCAAAGCTAGTGAGAATTTGCATGTAGCCCAATCTGCCGTTAGTAGACAGATAACGAAACTTGAAGAAGAACTTGGCGTGCATTTATTTGATCGTGTTGGCAGAAATATGCAGCTCACAAGTGTCGGGCAAGAATTTCTAAAGCAATCCGCCATCGCTTTAAATGAACTACAAAAAGCCGAAGCGCTCGTAACCGAATACACCGATCCCGCAAAAGGAACCGTCCGCGTTGGCTTACCTAACTCACTTTCCACCAAGGTTTTGCCATCTGTCATTTCTACTTTTCGCGAAAAATATCCACAAATCACTTATAAATTTATGGAAGGAACAAATGAGGAACTTACCGAAATGCTACTAAACGGCGCGCTTGATATGACTTTCTTATCACCCGTTCCCGAATCTAGCGACCAAATCGAAGCCATTCGTTTCTTTGATGAAAAATTGAAATTAATCGTTCCCGAGAATCATCCGCTTGCTGAAAACTTTAATGTTTCCCTGAAAGAACTTGCTTCTGAAAAATTCGTTCTTTATCCGGAAGACTTTGATTTATATAAAATCGTGACAAAAGCTGCCAATAAAAAAGGTTTCACGCCGCAAATTGCTTTTCAAAGTAGAGATTTTTATACGATCCAAGGGTTAGTTGGGGCTGGACTTGGCATTAGCATTTTGCCGGAAATGATTTTAGATGGTGCGATTTTTAAAGAAACAAAAAGTATTGCCTTACGCGACAAAGAGCTGCGCCGTTCAGTCGGGATTATTACAACAAAAAAACGGAACCTATCCCCTTCCGAGAATTTGTTCCGTTCGTTTATTATTTCGTTCTTTTCTAATTAA
- a CDS encoding GNAT family N-acetyltransferase encodes MIIRKEQPQDYQAIRRVNEEAFKGTVEADLIESIRTSDYYQPGLSLVAEAEDGRVVGYIMFSEISLVAAGRSRFILALAPLAVLPEYQGTRVGSRLMEEGIRLSREKAYPAIAVLGHADYYPRFGFIPSEQFAIPAPFDVPAEYFMLLELYDGSLENLAGTIHYPAAFSEHV; translated from the coding sequence ATGATTATTCGGAAAGAACAACCACAAGATTATCAGGCGATTCGTCGTGTAAATGAGGAAGCTTTTAAAGGCACTGTGGAAGCAGACTTAATTGAAAGTATTCGGACATCTGATTATTATCAGCCGGGGTTATCGCTTGTAGCGGAAGCCGAGGATGGACGTGTTGTTGGCTATATTATGTTTAGTGAAATTTCGCTTGTGGCAGCTGGGCGAAGCAGGTTTATTTTAGCACTTGCTCCGCTGGCTGTTTTACCGGAATATCAAGGAACTCGAGTTGGATCTAGACTGATGGAAGAAGGCATCCGGTTATCACGCGAAAAAGCATATCCGGCTATTGCTGTGCTTGGACATGCTGATTATTATCCGCGATTTGGCTTTATTCCTTCTGAGCAGTTTGCGATTCCAGCACCATTTGATGTACCAGCTGAATACTTTATGTTGCTTGAACTATATGATGGAAGCTTGGAAAATTTGGCAGGAACGATTCATTATCCAGCAGCTTTTTCTGAACACGTTTAA